The nucleotide window GGATTATTGATATGGGACCTGAGGGCGGTGCGCGTGGCGGTGAAGTGCTGGCTGTGGGTACCCCAGAAGAGGTGGCGGAACACCCGTCTTCATACACTGGCAAATATTTAAAACCCTTACTGAACTTATGAGTCTAGAACAAGAAATAAAACTTCAGGTCACCCAGGCTGAGTCTCTTCTGTTACATGAAATAGACTGGCTCAAAAAACGTTTGATCCAAGATGTGTATCAGCAGCATTTATTGAGCACTTATTTTGATACGGCTGATAAAGCCTTGATGAACTTTGGTGTGGGTCTGAGATTGCGTCAAATCGGTGAACAGTGGCTGCAAACGGTGAAATGCAGTGGAAAAGCCAGTTCTGGTTTGCATGAACGTCAGGAGTGGGAGCATGAATTAGAAGCGCCAGAGTTTGACCTTGAGCGTCTGGCTGAAACCGCTATCGCGCCATTACTGGAGCAGGAGCAGGTATGGAATGCTATTCAGCCAGTGTTCACCACAGAGTTTGAACGTGATGTTTGGTTGTTGAGGTTAGAGGCTGACACCGTGATTGAACTGGCTTATGACCGGGGCGAAGTCAGAGCGGGTGACAAACAAGTCGCGATTCATGAAATTGAATTGGAATTAAAGCAGGGGCAAATAGACATTTGCCAAAAATTAGCCGATCAGCTCAAGGCCGCTCTCCCACTTGAATACAGCAATATCAGTAAAGCGGGTCTGGGATATGGCTTGTCGCAAGGTGCTGATAAGTAAAGAATTGTTTAGAAATGTTAAG belongs to Methylophaga thalassica and includes:
- a CDS encoding CYTH domain-containing protein; amino-acid sequence: MSLEQEIKLQVTQAESLLLHEIDWLKKRLIQDVYQQHLLSTYFDTADKALMNFGVGLRLRQIGEQWLQTVKCSGKASSGLHERQEWEHELEAPEFDLERLAETAIAPLLEQEQVWNAIQPVFTTEFERDVWLLRLEADTVIELAYDRGEVRAGDKQVAIHEIELELKQGQIDICQKLADQLKAALPLEYSNISKAGLGYGLSQGADK